In a single window of the Rhodamnia argentea isolate NSW1041297 chromosome 2, ASM2092103v1, whole genome shotgun sequence genome:
- the LOC115751604 gene encoding uncharacterized protein LOC115751604, translated as MEVMIPPSMEFDFNSSRSSPHASAPSTPKRFGEYYFSAPNSPARVADFYREFDEFSAKNLSDPSPSSSCSAAVPFVWEEKPGTPKSPQPKAFGREPVDFKDDGDDGFNFAFDLSKDSDRHSLSAEELFDGGRIRPLKHPPRLQSDRSARTPPKSPLAPSPKAQRSQARGLFSPRARKESDPSEAATENARRSAEPRQARGRERLQRSDSGRRAARSLSPYRVSAYPWEEEEKQPTKQTPTSKPPCLTGPSASAASKGSSKKWSLKDFLLFRSASEGRATDKDPFRKYAASFRSIDSPTGPASRRRGPVSAHELHYTVNKAVSNDLKKKTFLPYKQGILGRLAFNPAVHGLANGFGSLYRQ; from the exons ATGGAAGTGATGATACCGCCGAGCATGGAGTTCGACTTCAACAGCTCCCGTTCCTCGCCTCACGCCAGCGCTCCGTCCACGCCAAAACGCTTCGGCGAATACTACTTCAGCGCTCCGAACAGCCCTGCTCGGGTGGCCGATTTCTACCGCGAGTTCGATGAGTTCTCAGCCAAAAACCTCAGCgacccttctccttcttcttcatgttCAGCCGCTGTTCCATTCGTTTGGGAAGAGAAGCCCGGCACTCCGAAATCACCGCAGCCTAAGGCTTTTGGGAGAGAACCTGTTGATTTTaaagatgatggtgatgatggatTCAACTTCGCTTTCGACTTGAGTAAGGACTCCGACAGGCACTCTCTTTCGGCCGAGGAGCTCTTCGACGGTGGGAGAATCCGCCCGCTCAAGCACCCTCCAAGGCTACAGAGCGACCGCTCAGCTCGGACGCCTCCGAAGAGCCCGCTCGCGCCATCGCCCAAGGCTCAGAGATCGCAAGCCAGAGGCTTGTTTTCACCTAGAGCGAGAAAAGAAAGCGACCCTTCCGAAGCGGCGACCGAGAACGCTAGGAGGAGCGCAGAGCCCCGCCAAGCCAGAGGCAGAGAGAGGTTGCAACGTTCGGATTCTGGCCGGAGAGCGGCTCGGTCGCTGTCCCCGTACAGGGTCTCTGCCTATCCctgggaggaagaagaaaaacagcCGACCAAACAGACGCCGACGTCCAAGCCCCCCTGTCTCACGGGTCCTTCGGCTTCGGCTGCGTCGAAAGGTTCGTCCAAGAAGTGGAGCTTGAAGGACTTTTTGCTGTTCAGAAGCGCATCGGAGGGCCGGGCCACGGACAAGGACCCATTCAGAAAGTACGCG GCGAGCTTCCGTTCCATCGACAGCCCCACCGGGCCGGCGTCGCGGCGGCGAGGCCCAGTCTCTGCGCACGAGCTGCACTACACCGTGAACAAGGCGGTCTCGAACGATCTGAAGAAAAAAACCTTCCTCCCTTACAAGCAGGGGATCCTGGGGAGGCTGGCTTTCAATCCCGCGGTCCATGGCCTGGCTAACGGATTCGGGTCATTGTACCGGCAATGA